The Chryseobacterium phocaeense genome includes the window TTCCATGATTTATTATTTTGTCATTGTAAAACTAAAAAAATAAAGTTAAGTTTGATCATTCAATTGAAAAGATGGATACTTTCAAAGAACATTTAAATAAGTTTGTTAAGGTTTCGGATGAAGAATATGCTTCAGTACGTTCTTTTTTTAAAGAGATGGAAGTGAAAAAAAAGCAGGACCTGATGCTTCACGGCGAAATCTGCAGATCCATGTATTTTGTAATGACAGGCTGTTTGAGAAAGTTTTTTATTAATGAAAAAGGATCAGAACAGACCACTGAATTTGCCATAGAAAACTGGTGGATTACAGATACCTTCGCGTATGAAAGACAGATTCCGTCCGATTTTTCTATCCAGGCTGTGGAGCGTTCCAGCATCCTCGTTATTGATCTTCAGCAGCAGGAACTTCTTCTGCAGAAGCATCCCGTGATGGAACGGTATTTCAGAATGATCTACCAAAGAGCTTATGCCGCTTCAGAGCGGAGAATCCGTTATTTATATGAGATGTCCAGGGAAGAACTGTATGTACATTTCAGTACCTTGTATCCATGGTTTATTCAACGGATTCCACAGTATTTAATTGCTTCTTTTCTGAATCTTACCCCGGAATACCTGAGTGAAATCAGGGCAAAATTACGTTCTTAAACCAGTTTAAGATTTTTAACGATTATAAGTCGGAAATTTGTCATGTAATTAAAAGCCAATATCATGACAGACCAAAATATCAGGTTTCCGCAGCTATTTTTAAGACTTGCCATCGCGGTGACCATGCTTTCAGCAGTGGCGGACCGATTCGGTTTCTGGGGTGCGAACTCTGCCTGGGGAAACTGGGCCAATTTTGAAGCCTATACAAGAAAACTTACTTTTTTTCTTCCGGAATCCATGAGCGTTGTTTCAGCGTATGCGGCAACTTTTTTTGAAATCTTATTTCCTGTAATGCTCCTTTTAGGCTGGAAGACTAAACTGGGAGCATATGGCGCAGGTTTTCTGCTGTTGATTTTTGCCTTTTCAATGACCTTCGCATTAGGAGTTAAGGCTCCCTTTGACTACTCGGTGTGGGTAGGAAGCGCAGCCGCATTTTTACTGGCGGTTCAGCCAAAATATTTTTTTAGTATTGATCATTTAACCCATAAATAAATAATAGTATGAGCGCAAGATTAGATATTGCCAAAGTAGATTCAGCAGCTTACAAAGCTATGCTTGGACTGGAAGGATACCTTCAGACCATTTCTTTAAACCACATTCAGAAGGAATTAATTAAGCTCAGAGCTTCACAGATCAACAAATGTGCTTACTGCCTGGATATGCACAGCAAAGATGCCATTAAATACGGAGAAAGTATGCAGAGAATTTTCATCCTTGACGGGTGGAGAGAAGCGAAAGATCTTTTCACGGAGGAAGAACAGGTTCTGCTGGCCATGACGGAAGAAATTACGCTGATCAGCGATAAGGGACTTACAGAAGAAACATTTCAGAAGGCAAAGCAATATTTTGATGATGCTGCGATCTCCCAGATCATTATGGCTATTGTAACCATCAATGCGTGGAACAGAATTGCCATAAGTACTCATCTGGAAGTTCCAAGATAGTTTTTTGTTTAGAACGTTATTAACGGGAAGAGCCTTCATTTTTTTTGAAGACTCTTTTTTGTAATGCTGAATATTTTAGTAAATAGCAACAGGATTGATGTTCACCTGTGTAGATCCGGTATACAAAGGCTGTCCCAGGACAAATAAAAACTCCCAGATCTTTTTCTTTACCAGTGCTCGGCTGTCGATCAGTTCAAGATTATAAATTCCTTTTTTGGCCAGCATAAACTGGTTGATAGGAAATCCTTCCTTAGATTTCGGATTAGGATATACTTCTGATGCCCAGGTATCACCTCCGAACGCAACAATTCCCTGCTCAGCAAGCCATTGTGCCGCTTCCATCCCGATTCCGGGTTCTGTTTCCAGGAATTTCTGATTGTCTTTCCCAATCAGTTCCAGCCATCCGGTATTGAACAGAACAACATCTCCCTTTCTAAGCGTGATTCCCTGTTTCTTTAAAACGACTTTGATATCCGCTGTCGTAAATTCTGTACCTCCCGGAACAACAGGTTTTCCATAGTGAGCAGTCATATCCAGAACCACACCGCGGGTAACAAACGGAGGAACTTTCTCAATCCCTAATTTCTTTACACCTTCCACGGTTACAAAATCAACGGCTTTATTTCCGTTGTAGTAAGTATTGTCAATTCCGATATGGCCTATGCCGTTCAGCTGGGTTCCTACTCCGGTCCATCCGTTGACAAGCTCATCATTGAATGTGAATTTATTCGGTCCAAGGCTTTTTCCTCCCTGCTCACCGGGCTGGATATTATACAGATTAAAACTTCTGTGTCTGAAAGCGGGAAGGTTTTTATCGATGGCCACAGCTAAGGGAATGGTTTTTCCCTGTTTTACTAATCCTATGGCTTGCTTTACCACTTCCGGAGTCAGCAGATTGGCGGCTCCTATTTCGTCATGGGCTCCGTATGCAGAAGGATACCAGGATGTATCGTCAGGGTTGATGCTCAGGTTTTGTGCCTTTAAGGAAAGGTTGTTGAAGGTCAATAGAATAACCAACCCGAACATTCTGATCAGATTATTTTTCATTTTTATGAGGTTAAAAGAGAAAATCAGTAAACGGTTTATCGTAAACAGCTTACTGATGATATGATATTAAATTTCGCTGAGTGCTGTATTGATGAAATTCAGCTCGTCCTGAGAAAGTTCAATGGACATGGCCTGAGCGTTTTCTATAGCCTGCTGCGCATTTCTGGCTCCCGCTAAAACTACTGTAATGGCTGGCTGTAAGGTAGTCCAGCGTAATACCAGTTGTGAAAGTGTAGCTCCTTTTTCTTTTGCAACAGGTTCTATTTTTTCAAGGAAAGATTTTACTTTATGTAGATCAAACTGTGAGAAATAGCCGTTTCTGTGGTCATTATCTTTCAGCTTATTGTCCTTGAAGTATTTTCCGGTGAGAAGCCCTCTTTCCATTGGGCTGTACACAATAATTCCTGAATTGTTTTCCAAAGAATAAGGGACAAGATCATTTTCAATAGCTCTGTTCAGCATACTGTACGCCACCTGGTTGCTGGCCAGATGGAGGGTTCTGTTACCTTCCTGCATTTGCGGAACCGAATAATTACTGACTCCGGCTGCAAGGATTTTTCCCTGCTGGATAAGGACTTCCATGGCTTCCATTGTTTCGCAGATCGGTGTTGTGCTGTCCGGCCAGTGAAGCTGCAAAAGATCAATATAATCTGTTCCCAGTCTTTTCAGGCTTTCTTCCACTTCCTTGATGACATTGGCTTTTGAAGCATATTTGTAAACAGGAAGAATTTTTCCTTCATCTTCAGCATCAAAAAAGAATTCGCCTTTTCCATTGTTGCTGCCGTCCCAAACGAGCCCGAACTTCGTCAGTAACTGGATTTTTGAACGGTCTTTTCCTTTAATGGCTTCGCCGATCATTTCTTCGCTGAGCCCGAAACCGTAAAAAGGTGCCGTGTCAATAGAAGTTACGCCGTGATCCAAAGAAGCGTGAATTGAATTGATGGAATCCTGTTTCTCATTTCCGCCCCACATATTCCCGCCGATAGCAAAGGCTCCGTGGGTAATTGCAGACAGTTCCAGTTCCGTATTTCCTAATTTTCTGTATTCCATTTTTTTGTTTTGAATTGAATGTTGATGTAAATTTTAAGTGATTTAGATAATAGCTTTAAAGTATTAAGGTTTTTAAGGAGGTAAGAATGGTTTAGAAAAAAACTATAGATTTTGTATCAGTAACAAAGCTTAAGGCAACGCTAAACTTAATATTCTTAACAACTTAAACTGTTCTTAATGGTTAAGAAAATATTTAATAAGCTTTACATAAGTGTAAATATTCAAAGTTTTTAGTTTTATTTTCCCACAGATGGCGCAGATTTTCACAGATGTATTGCATAAAAATCTTTGATTTTTTAAAAACTTAAGTGAGCTTCTACGCATTCTGATATTAAACTTTCAAATCACTAAAGTGTTAAAATTTTTACACCTTTTGTGGTTAAAAAAATTATTTGCTAAGTTCCTTTAAAATAGCTTCCCCCACACTTTTCGCAGACTGAGGATTCTGCCCGGTGATCACTCTTTGATCTGTCACCACGTGGTTCTGCCACAATCCTGATTTTTCAAATTTTGCGCCTCTTTCCTTCAGTTTTTCTTCCAGAAGAAACGGAACTACGTTGGTCAGTTTCACCTCGGCTTCTTCCTCATTAGTGAAGGCGTTGATCTTTTTGCCATCTACCAGATATTTTCCATTGCTGAGTTTAATATTGACAAGACCAGCAGGGCCGTGGCAAACGCCAGCTACAATGCCATTGTTTTCATAGATTTTCGAGGCTATCGCGGCCAGTTCCGTATTATCGGCAAAATCCCACATCGCTCCGTGGCCTCCTGCATAGAATATCGTACCGTAATCGTTTGGATTCACCTGGGAAGGCTGTAAGGAATGGTCAATTTTATTTTTGTATTCCTTGTTTTCCCAGAATTCTTTGTTTACGGGATCCTTTAAATCAAATCCGTCTACAGGAGGAGTTCCGCCTTTCGGGCTTACAAAATCTATTTCATAACCTGCTTTGTGAAGAACTTCCCATGGATGGGAAACTTCGCCCAGATAATATCCGGTATCTTCTCCGGTGTTTCCTTTTTTGTCATGACTGGTTACGACAAATAAAATTTTCTTTTTCATATTTTTAGATTTTTGGTGTTGTGCATGGATAAATCCTATACTGAATAGGGTTAACAATAGAAATGCTAGTTTTTTCATATCAAAGAATGTGAGTGGTATAAATTTGTGGCTGTTCCTGTAATTTTTCATCAATAATCGCTCCGAAAGCCTGAATGTATGGCTGCTGATTATGCTGTGCCAGTCCTTCTTCGCTTGCCCAGATCTCATAGAAAATGAATTGATTTTTATCTTCAATTCCCTGATGAAGGCTGTAAAGTTCACAAGCTTCCTCTTTTCTGGTTTCCTGTACCATATTCTGAAGAATTTCCAGTACTTCCTTTTGATGTTCCTCTTTTGCTTTTATAACTGCTGTAAGATAGATTTTCATAACTAAATAAAATTTTCAATTGATTGATATTGTGGTTTCCAGCCTAATTCTGTTCG containing:
- a CDS encoding type 1 glutamine amidotransferase domain-containing protein, which produces MKKKILFVVTSHDKKGNTGEDTGYYLGEVSHPWEVLHKAGYEIDFVSPKGGTPPVDGFDLKDPVNKEFWENKEYKNKIDHSLQPSQVNPNDYGTIFYAGGHGAMWDFADNTELAAIASKIYENNGIVAGVCHGPAGLVNIKLSNGKYLVDGKKINAFTNEEEAEVKLTNVVPFLLEEKLKERGAKFEKSGLWQNHVVTDQRVITGQNPQSAKSVGEAILKELSK
- a CDS encoding carboxymuconolactone decarboxylase family protein, yielding MSARLDIAKVDSAAYKAMLGLEGYLQTISLNHIQKELIKLRASQINKCAYCLDMHSKDAIKYGESMQRIFILDGWREAKDLFTEEEQVLLAMTEEITLISDKGLTEETFQKAKQYFDDAAISQIIMAIVTINAWNRIAISTHLEVPR
- a CDS encoding cyclase family protein, which translates into the protein MKNNLIRMFGLVILLTFNNLSLKAQNLSINPDDTSWYPSAYGAHDEIGAANLLTPEVVKQAIGLVKQGKTIPLAVAIDKNLPAFRHRSFNLYNIQPGEQGGKSLGPNKFTFNDELVNGWTGVGTQLNGIGHIGIDNTYYNGNKAVDFVTVEGVKKLGIEKVPPFVTRGVVLDMTAHYGKPVVPGGTEFTTADIKVVLKKQGITLRKGDVVLFNTGWLELIGKDNQKFLETEPGIGMEAAQWLAEQGIVAFGGDTWASEVYPNPKSKEGFPINQFMLAKKGIYNLELIDSRALVKKKIWEFLFVLGQPLYTGSTQVNINPVAIY
- a CDS encoding Crp/Fnr family transcriptional regulator, translating into MDTFKEHLNKFVKVSDEEYASVRSFFKEMEVKKKQDLMLHGEICRSMYFVMTGCLRKFFINEKGSEQTTEFAIENWWITDTFAYERQIPSDFSIQAVERSSILVIDLQQQELLLQKHPVMERYFRMIYQRAYAASERRIRYLYEMSREELYVHFSTLYPWFIQRIPQYLIASFLNLTPEYLSEIRAKLRS
- a CDS encoding putative quinol monooxygenase encodes the protein MKIYLTAVIKAKEEHQKEVLEILQNMVQETRKEEACELYSLHQGIEDKNQFIFYEIWASEEGLAQHNQQPYIQAFGAIIDEKLQEQPQIYTTHIL
- a CDS encoding DoxX family membrane protein; translation: MTDQNIRFPQLFLRLAIAVTMLSAVADRFGFWGANSAWGNWANFEAYTRKLTFFLPESMSVVSAYAATFFEILFPVMLLLGWKTKLGAYGAGFLLLIFAFSMTFALGVKAPFDYSVWVGSAAAFLLAVQPKYFFSIDHLTHK
- a CDS encoding aldo/keto reductase, translating into MEYRKLGNTELELSAITHGAFAIGGNMWGGNEKQDSINSIHASLDHGVTSIDTAPFYGFGLSEEMIGEAIKGKDRSKIQLLTKFGLVWDGSNNGKGEFFFDAEDEGKILPVYKYASKANVIKEVEESLKRLGTDYIDLLQLHWPDSTTPICETMEAMEVLIQQGKILAAGVSNYSVPQMQEGNRTLHLASNQVAYSMLNRAIENDLVPYSLENNSGIIVYSPMERGLLTGKYFKDNKLKDNDHRNGYFSQFDLHKVKSFLEKIEPVAKEKGATLSQLVLRWTTLQPAITVVLAGARNAQQAIENAQAMSIELSQDELNFINTALSEI